In the genome of Mycobacterium kansasii ATCC 12478, one region contains:
- a CDS encoding lipoprotein LpqH: protein MRIPLVRVAGIAVVVVAGLSGCAEAQTIPRKAAHLTIDGYTRTTRPAACSQEQSYRTIDIRDRDGHVQAVVLVSGERVIPQWVKIRNVDGFNGSFWEGGVGQAHADLSRGTYTITGSAYGIGNSNPNKVVTTDFKIVADC from the coding sequence GTGCGAATCCCATTGGTCAGGGTGGCAGGAATTGCAGTGGTCGTGGTCGCCGGTCTTTCTGGGTGCGCCGAGGCGCAGACGATACCCCGCAAGGCCGCACATCTGACAATCGACGGATACACACGCACCACGCGTCCGGCCGCATGCAGCCAGGAGCAGTCCTACCGGACCATCGACATCCGTGACCGCGACGGACACGTCCAGGCCGTGGTATTGGTCAGCGGTGAACGGGTGATCCCGCAATGGGTCAAGATCCGCAACGTCGACGGGTTCAACGGCAGCTTCTGGGAAGGCGGGGTGGGCCAGGCCCATGCCGACCTGTCCCGCGGCACCTACACCATCACCGGCAGCGCTTACGGCATCGGCAACAGCAATCCCAACAAGGTCGTGACCACGGACTTCAAGATCGTCGCCGACTGCTGA
- a CDS encoding SDR family oxidoreductase, producing the protein MKSIFITGAGSGMGRAGARLFHAKGWRVGAVDRDDTGLATLSGELGNGLWTRVVDVTDKAALDSALADFCAGNTGGALDMLWNNAGIGEGGWFEDVPYDVAMRVVEVNFKAVLTGAYGALPYLKKAPGSLMFSTSSSSATYGMPRLAVYSATKHAVKGLTEALSVEWQRHGVRVADVLPGLIDTAILTSTRQHSEEGAPTLSAQQIRAAAPRKGMFRLMPATSVAEAAWQAYQHPTRLHWYVPQSIRWIDRLKGVSPELVRRLIIKALPRLQPGQQ; encoded by the coding sequence ATGAAGTCGATTTTCATCACCGGCGCGGGCAGCGGAATGGGCCGTGCGGGGGCACGGCTCTTCCACGCCAAGGGCTGGCGCGTCGGTGCGGTGGACCGCGACGACACCGGTCTGGCAACCCTGAGCGGCGAGCTCGGCAACGGGTTGTGGACACGAGTGGTCGACGTGACCGACAAGGCCGCGCTCGATTCGGCGCTCGCCGACTTTTGCGCCGGCAATACCGGCGGCGCGCTCGACATGTTGTGGAACAACGCTGGCATCGGCGAAGGCGGATGGTTCGAAGACGTGCCGTATGACGTCGCGATGCGGGTCGTCGAGGTCAACTTCAAGGCGGTGCTGACCGGGGCTTACGGCGCGCTGCCCTACCTGAAGAAGGCCCCGGGCAGTCTGATGTTCTCGACGTCCTCGTCTTCGGCCACGTATGGCATGCCGCGACTTGCCGTCTATTCGGCCACCAAGCATGCGGTCAAAGGGTTGACCGAGGCGCTCAGCGTGGAGTGGCAGCGGCACGGTGTGCGGGTGGCCGACGTGTTACCCGGTCTGATCGACACCGCGATTCTCACCTCGACGCGCCAGCATTCCGAGGAGGGCGCGCCCACGCTTTCGGCGCAGCAGATCCGCGCCGCCGCGCCCAGGAAGGGCATGTTTCGGCTGATGCCCGCGACCAGCGTCGCCGAGGCGGCCTGGCAGGCCTACCAGCATCCCACCAGATTGCATTGGTATGTGCCCCAAAGCATCCGGTGGATCGACCGGCTCAAGGGAGTTAGTCCGGAGTTGGTCAGGCGCCTCATCATCAAAGCCCTGCCCAGGCTGCAGCCGGGGCAGCAGTAG
- a CDS encoding SRPBCC family protein, translating to MEGSATVHMAAPAQKIWDLIADIRNTGRFSPETFEAEWLDGATGPALGARFRGHVRRNEIGPVYWTVCKVTACERPREFGFAVMAGGRSVNNWHYRLEPAGDGTDVTESFRLTPSVFTTVYYWAFGGWLRKRRNIRDMTKTLQRIKDVVEAD from the coding sequence ATGGAGGGTTCGGCAACGGTTCACATGGCGGCCCCAGCGCAAAAGATCTGGGATTTAATCGCCGATATTCGTAATACCGGACGGTTTTCACCGGAAACGTTCGAGGCCGAGTGGCTCGACGGCGCGACCGGCCCGGCGCTCGGCGCCCGATTCCGCGGACACGTCCGGCGCAACGAGATCGGTCCCGTCTACTGGACGGTGTGCAAGGTGACGGCGTGTGAGCGCCCCCGCGAGTTCGGGTTTGCTGTGATGGCCGGCGGTAGATCGGTGAACAATTGGCACTACCGGCTCGAACCGGCGGGTGATGGCACCGATGTCACCGAGTCGTTCCGGCTCACCCCTTCGGTGTTTACGACCGTGTATTACTGGGCGTTCGGTGGCTGGCTGCGCAAACGCCGCAACATCCGGGACATGACCAAGACGTTGCAACGCATCAAAGATGTCGTCGAAGCCGACTGA
- a CDS encoding transglycosylase family protein → MTRIAKPLIKSATAAAFVAASMSLSTGIAHADVMNWDAVAQCESGGNWTANTGNGAYGGLQFKQATWDEYGGVGNPATASKQQQIAVANRVLAGQGPAAWPKCASAGGLPPVPVVLPKPVRQLQQTVTEIISLFTPHQ, encoded by the coding sequence ATGACACGCATCGCAAAGCCCCTCATCAAGTCCGCCACGGCCGCAGCTTTCGTCGCAGCATCGATGTCACTATCCACCGGCATCGCCCACGCCGACGTCATGAACTGGGACGCCGTTGCGCAGTGCGAGTCTGGTGGGAACTGGACCGCCAACACCGGCAATGGCGCCTATGGCGGACTCCAGTTCAAGCAAGCCACATGGGACGAATACGGCGGCGTCGGCAACCCCGCGACCGCCTCTAAGCAGCAACAAATCGCCGTGGCCAACCGAGTTCTGGCCGGCCAGGGCCCCGCCGCGTGGCCGAAGTGCGCCAGTGCCGGCGGTCTGCCGCCCGTGCCCGTGGTGTTGCCCAAGCCGGTACGGCAGCTACAGCAGACGGTGACTGAGATCATCTCGCTATTCACACCGCATCAGTGA